The segment CTCCTCCTTCATCGGAGTCTCTCACCAAAAAACATGCTGAAATTCCTCTTGATGAGTCGAACAATGTTGACACAGTTGAAACAACACCAGCCAGTGGCGAGCTGGTTAAAGAGGATGCTGGGGAACCTCAAGCTGCATTGAATTCAGATTCTGTTGATCAGGGTATTGTTGATTCATCTTCAATTTCTGAACATGCTAATGCCAAAATGGTAAATGAGGATGTAAAGGATGATCATTTGGAAGCTCGAGGAACTATTGCTTCTGATATGTCCACTATAAGTTCTGCAACGGATGTGCCTGTTGAATTCTCATCTTATTCCGGTGCTGATGTAGCAGTTGCTCACCAATTAGAAGTGGAAAGGCTGCAGGTGCAGGAGCAGGTAACAGATGTAGGTTGTGCCTTCTCTCTTGACATCCATGCCCTTTGCATGTCATATATCCTATTGTGCATATTTGACTGTAATGAAAGTCTCATTGTTGCTGGGTAGGGACAATGCAGGAATCACATAATTCAGGTTCAAAGAAAGGTGATTCAAGCAGTGAGGTAAAGATTGAAGGAGAGAAGAAGCTTCCTTTAAACGAACCAAGTGAGACTTCTATTAGCCAGACCGCCACTCTAGTGGGAGATGAGGGCAAGGAAGAGATAAAAGCCGAAGACATTCAACTCAGCGAGCCAAACAATGTTCCGTCAACTGTTTTAGCAACTCAGAATGCTGAAATAGCTGAGGACAGGGGTAGGCAACTAAATACTGTTCACTTTTTATCTGAAATGGATGAACTCTCTTTAATAAGTTCTCAAATGGTAGGTCATCAGATGGAAGATGCAGTTTCTGGTTCACGCATGGAAGAAAAACTAGTTTCTGAGGTTCAAATTTCTGACTCCAGCGATAGTGTTTTTGAGAATTCTGCGGAGAATAAGATGGTGAACATCTCATCTAGGTCAGATGCAAGTTATATTAGCTTGTGTCAGCTGGCGGAGGTGGTCCGAGATCTTGATGAAGATGACTTTAAGTTCTTGCTCACGTGCAGAGACTCAGCTCCAAATGCACCTTCTCTTAAACTTTTTGACGTTTTTGAGAAGCTCAAAGAACAGCTGTACCTTGCAAGTCTTGCAAAAGATGTATCTTGTTTGCAGCTATCTGAAGAGTCAGAAATTCAGATGGAACTCAGCCGTCAACATCATAAGTTGACTGATCTAATATCTGCGGCCAAAGCTTCATCGTCTGAACTTGGAGAGAAGAATGATGTCCTCGCTGATCAGCTTTCACAATCAAGATCTGAATTTCAATTGATTGTATCTGAAAGGGATGACCTCCAAAAGCAGCTTCTCATTTCTAAAGGTGAGATTGGAGAATTTTCTGATAGAATAAATGAGTTGCAGACTAAATTGGAAATATCACTTGGTGAAAATGCAAGTTTGTCTTCAGAGATGGTCGACTGCCGGAATTTGGTGGCAACATTACAGGTTCGAAATGAGAGCTTAATAGGAAGCCTTAATTTGTTGTCTGAAGAGAATAAAAAGCTTTTGGAGGAGAAGGAGAATCTTGTTCTTGAGAATAAGAAATTGGGAACAGATCTAGCACAGTCTAAAACTTTGTTCGGATCATTGCAGTTGGATCATGAAGATTTATCGCAGAACTTCACTTCTTTGAGTGAGGAGAAAATGAAACTTCATGGAGAGAAGGAACACCTAATCAGTGAGAACGAGAATCTGTTTGCTCAATTGTCAGACTACAAAAATGTTGTGGAAGCTCTTCAGGTTGAGAACAAGAACATAAATGAGAGTTTGATATCTGTAGCTGAAGCAAAGAACCAGCTTCAGGAGGAGAATAAGTCTTTGCTCAAGGAAACTGAGAAACTAGGATCAGAGTTTTCAGAGTCAAAGTCTCTAATTGAAGCTCTGCAGACGGAAGTGGCTGAAGCAAAGGGGCACTTGACCTCGGTGATGGAAGAGAGAAATGAGCTTGAGGAGCAGAAGATGTATCTTCTCAGTGAAACTGAGAAACAGTCATTTCAGTTGGCAGAATACAAGAACTCGTGCAATAAGGTGGAATATGACCTGAAAGACGCAAGTCCGCGTATTGAACATCTGACTGAGGAGAACATGCATCTGAAGAGAAGATTGGAGTTGTCTGAGACGATGAAAACAGAGTCACCTAAAAAAAGTAGCTTTGCATATCAATCTAAGGAAGAAGCTGGGCATCAACTTGAAGGTTCTCGCCACTCTAACTTTGCACCAGAAAATCTAATTGATGATGATGGTTCAAATTGGTTTGGAGTTATGAATAGACACATGGAGGAGGCAGATAGAGTACTTGAAAAGCTTGATAATGCAGTTGAAGAGGTGCAGTCTCAGTTAATTTCTATGAGTAGGTCGTCTAGTAAAGCTGTTTCACCTGGTGTGTCAAAACTTATTCAAGCTTTTGAGTCAAAAGACCATGATGACGAGCGCCAATCGGAGGAGTTCCAGTCGTCTGAAAATCGAACAGATGCAGATCCCTATGTGCTGATTCAAGGGCTAACAAAAACATTAAGGGCGTTGCTGAAAGATTTGGTGCTGGCAGCTGGCAATGGCTACCAATTTCTCGAAGGAGAGAAGAGTAGTAAAACAGCCACTGAGATTGCTGCTGAAGAACTGAGGGCCAAATGTGACTCTCTGAATGAATACATTGATATTTTGGGAGGAGCAAACATTGAGCAAATGGTTTTCAATGAAAGTTTAGGGGGATGTTTCTCGAATGCAAAAGATAGGGAGGGAGAGCTTGTGGTCCTTAATGAAGCTTTACACAAGCAAGAAGTCGCTACAAAAGCTGAGAACAGTCGGTTAAGGGAGAATCTTAGTAGCATTCAGGAAAAACTTCCTATTTTGCAGAACCAGCTGGGTGAAATGCGTGAAAGCTGCAAAGAAATGGGCTCTTGCATCTCTAATCAGGTAGAAGGTCTTTACAAGGAAGTTTCTGACAGAGGATTAAAACTCCAAGAAGAATGGAACTCTACAATTGATCAGATTCTTCAGACACTGCGGAGGCTAGATTTATCTGTTGAGTCCGTTGGCTCCTCTTTGCCTTCAAGAGTAGACCATGATCCAGGGTGCATAAACTTAAGTAGTCGTACTGCTGCATCTATTGATGCTGCTATCAATGTGATTGAGGCATTGCAGGGTCAAGTTGAAACTGCTCGCCATGAGTCAATGTTGAGTACCTCCCGTGAATTAAACGAGAAGTTAGACTTCTTGCAagttgaaaatgaaaagtctGTCAGTCTTTTATATAAGATTTATGGTAACCTCATGAAACTTGTGACTGTAATACCAGGGAATCTACAAGAAAATGAAGTAGACGATCCCAAGAAATCTGTAGATCTTTCTCATCCTGATGCTTTTGATTCCTTACTGGAGCAGTTGCAAAGGTTTCTTGATGAAAAAACACAAGTTGAGGCTGCAAATGGAAAGCTGAAATCTGAGTTGATGGCCAGGACAAAAGATTTTGAAGAACTGAGCAAAAGATCCCTTGGATCAGATTCTATTTTAAGGGTGGTTCAAGTGGTTGAGGGAGTCATTTCTCTAGATAACTTTGAAATCAACATTAATGAGCCAGTATCATGTCTAGAGTCCCTGACCTCTCTCCTTGTTCAGAAATATAAAGAGGCTACTGAAGATGTGAGGTTGTCCAGGGAGGAATGTGCTTCCAAGGAAGCACAAGTGATTGATTTGCAAGGACAAATGGATCACTTGAGCTCATTACTTGTTCAATGTGAAAATGAAGTTGTAGTCCTTAGGGAAAGTTTGAAGAGAGTCGAGGAGGATGTTGTATCTATTGGTTCTCAATATCAAGAGAAAGTTGCTGAATTTGAACAGTCTGAGCAACGGGTTTCAGCTCTAAGAGAGAAGCTTGGCATAGCAGTCACCAAAGGCAAAGGTCTGATGGTGAAGCGTGACAGTCTTAAACAGTCTCTTGCAGACACATCCTCTGAACTGCAGAAATGCTCTGAAGAGTTACAGTTGAAAGATGCAAGGCTTCAGGAAGTAGAAATGAAACTCAAGACCTATTCAGAGGCAGGTGAGCGCACGGAAGCTTTGGAATCTGAGCTCTCGTACATTCGCAATTCTGCTACTGCACTAAGGGAGACATTCTATCTCAAAGACGCTGTTCTTCAGAAAATAGAGGAGATTCTAGAAGATTTGGAGCTTCCGGAGCATTTCCATTCAAAGGATATCATTGATAAAGTTGATTGGTTGGCGAAGTCAGTTGCTGGGAGCTCTTTACCTCTGACTGATTGGGATCACAAGAGCTCTATTAGGGGATCATACTCTGATGCAGGATATGCCCTTGGTGATGGATGGAAAGAGGCGCTACAGCCAAACATGGGTTATTCCGAAGACCTTCAAATAAGATTTGAGGAGCTCCAGGGCAAGTTTTATGGGTTGGCAGAACAAAATGAGATGCTTGAACAATCCTTGATGGAAAGAAACAACCTTGTTCAGAAGTGGGAAGAGATTTTAGACAGGATAGACATGCCTTCACACTTAAGATCTCTGGAGCCAGAAGATCGGATTGGTTGGTTAGTGCTTGCTGTTTCAGAAGCTGAAAACCAGTACAACTCTCTCCAACAAAAGTATGATAATTCTGAATCATTATTTGCATCAGCAAGTGCTGAACTTGAAGAGTCAAATAGAAAAATATCTGAGCTTGAAAAGGCATATCAATTGGTTGTCAGTGAGAAAGAGTTACTTTTGAAGAGTTtggagtctctgaactttgatTTTGAGGAAATGTCAAGGAAGGCTGCACAATCCGAAACGAGCAATGATGACTTGCAGAGCAGAGTAGGTGACTTGCAGAAGAAACTGAATGAAATGCTTGGAGCAGAGGAGCGTATTCATCATCTCGAAGGTGAAATAAGAAGATTGGAAGATGTGATCAAAGATTTCCTTTGGACTTCTGAAACAGATGATGTGTTATTTAGCACTGGTAGCACTGAATCTTTGGAGCAGCTAATTAGGAAGCTTATAGATAAGTATACCACACTTTCTTTGGGGAAACCTTCTGAGTCTGATACAACTCCTCTTGAGCATATTGATAAAGAGGCTGATCTCTCTcatgaagaaaagagagaaagtaaTGTCAGTTGTGATGAAGATGCAGATGGGGGTGCTCTCAACAGAAAATTGGAGGATGCTCTAAACGACTTGTTGTCATTGAAGGAGGAAAAGGAGAGTATTGCATTGACAAATCAATCATTGGTTCGTGAACTGGAAGAATTGGGTATCAGAAATAAAGAACTGCAACATCTACTCAATCAAGAGGAACAGAAGTCATCTTCTGTAAGAGAAAAATTGAATGTTGCAGTTAGAAAAGGTAAGTCGTTGGTGCAACTTCGGGACAGCCTGAAGCAATCAATTGAAGAACTGAATGGTGAAGTTGAGCGGTTAAAGTCCGATATCAGATTGCAGGAAAATGCTATTTCAAACTATGAAGGAAGAATAAAAGATTTATCTGTATACCCTGAGAGGATAAAAACAATAGAATCTGAGTGTTCAATCCTTAGAGATCAGTTGGAAGAAAAAGAGTACACCTTGAGCATGATTTTGAGTACCCTGGATGAAGTTAATGTTGGCTCCAACATCGATAATCCAGTTGAGAAGCTAAAAAGAGTTGGGCAATTATGCCATGATTTGCAATCAGCTCTTGCATCTTCTGAACATGAAACAAAG is part of the Solanum pennellii chromosome 8, SPENNV200 genome and harbors:
- the LOC107028382 gene encoding golgin subfamily A member 4 isoform X1, with translation MDKNKNRTDLLAAGRKKLQQFRQKKDGKGGKSSKASRSASDATPDLVDVTAKSDHVPYGEKPLQRGDGTPPSSESLTKKHAEIPLDESNNVDTVETTPASGELVKEDAGEPQAALNSDSVDQGIVDSSSISEHANAKMVNEDVKDDHLEARGTIASDMSTISSATDVPVEFSSYSGADVAVAHQLEVERLQVQEQVTDSHCCWVGTMQESHNSGSKKGDSSSEVKIEGEKKLPLNEPSETSISQTATLVGDEGKEEIKAEDIQLSEPNNVPSTVLATQNAEIAEDRGHQMEDAVSGSRMEEKLVSEVQISDSSDSVFENSAENKMVNISSRSDASYISLCQLAEVVRDLDEDDFKFLLTCRDSAPNAPSLKLFDVFEKLKEQLYLASLAKDVSCLQLSEESEIQMELSRQHHKLTDLISAAKASSSELGEKNDVLADQLSQSRSEFQLIVSERDDLQKQLLISKGEIGEFSDRINELQTKLEISLGENASLSSEMVDCRNLVATLQVRNESLIGSLNLLSEENKKLLEEKENLVLENKKLGTDLAQSKTLFGSLQLDHEDLSQNFTSLSEEKMKLHGEKEHLISENENLFAQLSDYKNVVEALQVENKNINESLISVAEAKNQLQEENKSLLKETEKLGSEFSESKSLIEALQTEVAEAKGHLTSVMEERNELEEQKMYLLSETEKQSFQLAEYKNSCNKVEYDLKDASPRIEHLTEENMHLKRRLELSETMKTESPKKSSFAYQSKEEAGHQLEGSRHSNFAPENLIDDDGSNWFGVMNRHMEEADRVLEKLDNAVEEVQSQLISMSRSSSKAVSPGVSKLIQAFESKDHDDERQSEEFQSSENRTDADPYVLIQGLTKTLRALLKDLVLAAGNGYQFLEGEKSSKTATEIAAEELRAKCDSLNEYIDILGGANIEQMVFNESLGGCFSNAKDREGELVVLNEALHKQEVATKAENSRLRENLSSIQEKLPILQNQLGEMRESCKEMGSCISNQVEGLYKEVSDRGLKLQEEWNSTIDQILQTLRRLDLSVESVGSSLPSRVDHDPGCINLSSRTAASIDAAINVIEALQGQVETARHESMLSTSRELNEKLDFLQVENEKSVSLLYKIYGNLMKLVTVIPGNLQENEVDDPKKSVDLSHPDAFDSLLEQLQRFLDEKTQVEAANGKLKSELMARTKDFEELSKRSLGSDSILRVVQVVEGVISLDNFEININEPVSCLESLTSLLVQKYKEATEDVRLSREECASKEAQVIDLQGQMDHLSSLLVQCENEVVVLRESLKRVEEDVVSIGSQYQEKVAEFEQSEQRVSALREKLGIAVTKGKGLMVKRDSLKQSLADTSSELQKCSEELQLKDARLQEVEMKLKTYSEAGERTEALESELSYIRNSATALRETFYLKDAVLQKIEEILEDLELPEHFHSKDIIDKVDWLAKSVAGSSLPLTDWDHKSSIRGSYSDAGYALGDGWKEALQPNMGYSEDLQIRFEELQGKFYGLAEQNEMLEQSLMERNNLVQKWEEILDRIDMPSHLRSLEPEDRIGWLVLAVSEAENQYNSLQQKYDNSESLFASASAELEESNRKISELEKAYQLVVSEKELLLKSLESLNFDFEEMSRKAAQSETSNDDLQSRVGDLQKKLNEMLGAEERIHHLEGEIRRLEDVIKDFLWTSETDDVLFSTGSTESLEQLIRKLIDKYTTLSLGKPSESDTTPLEHIDKEADLSHEEKRESNVSCDEDADGGALNRKLEDALNDLLSLKEEKESIALTNQSLVRELEELGIRNKELQHLLNQEEQKSSSVREKLNVAVRKGKSLVQLRDSLKQSIEELNGEVERLKSDIRLQENAISNYEGRIKDLSVYPERIKTIESECSILRDQLEEKEYTLSMILSTLDEVNVGSNIDNPVEKLKRVGQLCHDLQSALASSEHETKKSKRAAELLLAELNEVQERNDGLQEELAKSLNELSGLSKQKESAEVAKHEALERLEKLSSIHSEERKNQLAEITMLKSGVDQLGKDLYVVDSLLVDVLSKDLETMHRLGSSMKVCQEPTDRNHFPLLVADSSGLTFAEAENKVFGKEIGSINQKLNRHSHLLHEEAARLSEILKTIHEEISHDKQHSNSLKTDLMRLESIQKEKDAELLMVQRYNAMLYEACTTLVMEIESRKSQLVGSSLASGAPKINSVYQSLAEGHDLAEMTDRFTDEGIRSVIERLFMAVKDIMSAQNDIAEFGQRDMKAAIASLQKELQDKDVHREKICAELVSQIKEAESISKSYLQELQIAKSQMDDLHRKVKLMEKERDSLTHRIKELQDQESNFADLQLRVKSLEDMLEAKEQENEALMQALEEEEAQMEDKTNKIEEMERLLLQKNKDMENLEVSRGKTMKKLSVTVSKFDELHQLSESLLSEVENLQSQLQERDTEISFLRQEVTRCTNDAIASAQMSSKRDGDEIHDFLTWIDKMISRVQAHDMDYDDAKVNQIHDYKEMIEKQVVAVISEVEDLRALAQKRDLMLKVEKDKVEQLVRKEEFLENSLRDKEFQLTMLRGASGMGQLANSSSEIIEIEPVANKRVVPGTVASQVRSLRKTNNDQVAVAIDVHPDSGKLDDEDDDKAHGFKSMTTSRIVPRFTRPITDMIDGLWVSCDRTLMRQPVLRLSMIIYWVVLHALLATFVV
- the LOC107028382 gene encoding golgin subfamily A member 4 isoform X3, producing MDKNKNRTDLLAAGRKKLQQFRQKKDGKGGKSSKASRSASDATPDLVDVTAKSDHVPYGEKPLQRGDGTPPSSESLTKKHAEIPLDESNNVDTVETTPASGELVKEDAGEPQAALNSDSVDQGIVDSSSISEHANAKMVNEDVKDDHLEARGTIASDMSTISSATDVPVEFSSYSGADVAVAHQLEVERLQVQEQVTDESHNSGSKKGDSSSEVKIEGEKKLPLNEPSETSISQTATLVGDEGKEEIKAEDIQLSEPNNVPSTVLATQNAEIAEDRGHQMEDAVSGSRMEEKLVSEVQISDSSDSVFENSAENKMVNISSRSDASYISLCQLAEVVRDLDEDDFKFLLTCRDSAPNAPSLKLFDVFEKLKEQLYLASLAKDVSCLQLSEESEIQMELSRQHHKLTDLISAAKASSSELGEKNDVLADQLSQSRSEFQLIVSERDDLQKQLLISKGEIGEFSDRINELQTKLEISLGENASLSSEMVDCRNLVATLQVRNESLIGSLNLLSEENKKLLEEKENLVLENKKLGTDLAQSKTLFGSLQLDHEDLSQNFTSLSEEKMKLHGEKEHLISENENLFAQLSDYKNVVEALQVENKNINESLISVAEAKNQLQEENKSLLKETEKLGSEFSESKSLIEALQTEVAEAKGHLTSVMEERNELEEQKMYLLSETEKQSFQLAEYKNSCNKVEYDLKDASPRIEHLTEENMHLKRRLELSETMKTESPKKSSFAYQSKEEAGHQLEGSRHSNFAPENLIDDDGSNWFGVMNRHMEEADRVLEKLDNAVEEVQSQLISMSRSSSKAVSPGVSKLIQAFESKDHDDERQSEEFQSSENRTDADPYVLIQGLTKTLRALLKDLVLAAGNGYQFLEGEKSSKTATEIAAEELRAKCDSLNEYIDILGGANIEQMVFNESLGGCFSNAKDREGELVVLNEALHKQEVATKAENSRLRENLSSIQEKLPILQNQLGEMRESCKEMGSCISNQVEGLYKEVSDRGLKLQEEWNSTIDQILQTLRRLDLSVESVGSSLPSRVDHDPGCINLSSRTAASIDAAINVIEALQGQVETARHESMLSTSRELNEKLDFLQVENEKSVSLLYKIYGNLMKLVTVIPGNLQENEVDDPKKSVDLSHPDAFDSLLEQLQRFLDEKTQVEAANGKLKSELMARTKDFEELSKRSLGSDSILRVVQVVEGVISLDNFEININEPVSCLESLTSLLVQKYKEATEDVRLSREECASKEAQVIDLQGQMDHLSSLLVQCENEVVVLRESLKRVEEDVVSIGSQYQEKVAEFEQSEQRVSALREKLGIAVTKGKGLMVKRDSLKQSLADTSSELQKCSEELQLKDARLQEVEMKLKTYSEAGERTEALESELSYIRNSATALRETFYLKDAVLQKIEEILEDLELPEHFHSKDIIDKVDWLAKSVAGSSLPLTDWDHKSSIRGSYSDAGYALGDGWKEALQPNMGYSEDLQIRFEELQGKFYGLAEQNEMLEQSLMERNNLVQKWEEILDRIDMPSHLRSLEPEDRIGWLVLAVSEAENQYNSLQQKYDNSESLFASASAELEESNRKISELEKAYQLVVSEKELLLKSLESLNFDFEEMSRKAAQSETSNDDLQSRVGDLQKKLNEMLGAEERIHHLEGEIRRLEDVIKDFLWTSETDDVLFSTGSTESLEQLIRKLIDKYTTLSLGKPSESDTTPLEHIDKEADLSHEEKRESNVSCDEDADGGALNRKLEDALNDLLSLKEEKESIALTNQSLVRELEELGIRNKELQHLLNQEEQKSSSVREKLNVAVRKGKSLVQLRDSLKQSIEELNGEVERLKSDIRLQENAISNYEGRIKDLSVYPERIKTIESECSILRDQLEEKEYTLSMILSTLDEVNVGSNIDNPVEKLKRVGQLCHDLQSALASSEHETKKSKRAAELLLAELNEVQERNDGLQEELAKSLNELSGLSKQKESAEVAKHEALERLEKLSSIHSEERKNQLAEITMLKSGVDQLGKDLYVVDSLLVDVLSKDLETMHRLGSSMKVCQEPTDRNHFPLLVADSSGLTFAEAENKVFGKEIGSINQKLNRHSHLLHEEAARLSEILKTIHEEISHDKQHSNSLKTDLMRLESIQKEKDAELLMVQRYNAMLYEACTTLVMEIESRKSQLVGSSLASGAPKINSVYQSLAEGHDLAEMTDRFTDEGIRSVIERLFMAVKDIMSAQNDIAEFGQRDMKAAIASLQKELQDKDVHREKICAELVSQIKEAESISKSYLQELQIAKSQMDDLHRKVKLMEKERDSLTHRIKELQDQESNFADLQLRVKSLEDMLEAKEQENEALMQALEEEEAQMEDKTNKIEEMERLLLQKNKDMENLEVSRGKTMKKLSVTVSKFDELHQLSESLLSEVENLQSQLQERDTEISFLRQEVTRCTNDAIASAQMSSKRDGDEIHDFLTWIDKMISRVQAHDMDYDDAKVNQIHDYKEMIEKQVVAVISEVEDLRALAQKRDLMLKVEKDKVEQLVRKEEFLENSLRDKEFQLTMLRGASGMGQLANSSSEIIEIEPVANKRVVPGTVASQVRSLRKTNNDQVAVAIDVHPDSGKLDDEDDDKAHGFKSMTTSRIVPRFTRPITDMIDGLWVSCDRTLMRQPVLRLSMIIYWVVLHALLATFVV
- the LOC107028382 gene encoding golgin subfamily A member 4 isoform X2, which translates into the protein MDKNKNRTDLLAAGRKKLQQFRQKKDGKGGKSSKASRSASDATPDLVDVTAKSDHVPYGEKPLQRGDGTPPSSESLTKKHAEIPLDESNNVDTVETTPASGELVKEDAGEPQAALNSDSVDQGIVDSSSISEHANAKMVNEDVKDDHLEARGTIASDMSTISSATDVPVEFSSYSGADVAVAHQLEVERLQVQEQVTDVGTMQESHNSGSKKGDSSSEVKIEGEKKLPLNEPSETSISQTATLVGDEGKEEIKAEDIQLSEPNNVPSTVLATQNAEIAEDRGHQMEDAVSGSRMEEKLVSEVQISDSSDSVFENSAENKMVNISSRSDASYISLCQLAEVVRDLDEDDFKFLLTCRDSAPNAPSLKLFDVFEKLKEQLYLASLAKDVSCLQLSEESEIQMELSRQHHKLTDLISAAKASSSELGEKNDVLADQLSQSRSEFQLIVSERDDLQKQLLISKGEIGEFSDRINELQTKLEISLGENASLSSEMVDCRNLVATLQVRNESLIGSLNLLSEENKKLLEEKENLVLENKKLGTDLAQSKTLFGSLQLDHEDLSQNFTSLSEEKMKLHGEKEHLISENENLFAQLSDYKNVVEALQVENKNINESLISVAEAKNQLQEENKSLLKETEKLGSEFSESKSLIEALQTEVAEAKGHLTSVMEERNELEEQKMYLLSETEKQSFQLAEYKNSCNKVEYDLKDASPRIEHLTEENMHLKRRLELSETMKTESPKKSSFAYQSKEEAGHQLEGSRHSNFAPENLIDDDGSNWFGVMNRHMEEADRVLEKLDNAVEEVQSQLISMSRSSSKAVSPGVSKLIQAFESKDHDDERQSEEFQSSENRTDADPYVLIQGLTKTLRALLKDLVLAAGNGYQFLEGEKSSKTATEIAAEELRAKCDSLNEYIDILGGANIEQMVFNESLGGCFSNAKDREGELVVLNEALHKQEVATKAENSRLRENLSSIQEKLPILQNQLGEMRESCKEMGSCISNQVEGLYKEVSDRGLKLQEEWNSTIDQILQTLRRLDLSVESVGSSLPSRVDHDPGCINLSSRTAASIDAAINVIEALQGQVETARHESMLSTSRELNEKLDFLQVENEKSVSLLYKIYGNLMKLVTVIPGNLQENEVDDPKKSVDLSHPDAFDSLLEQLQRFLDEKTQVEAANGKLKSELMARTKDFEELSKRSLGSDSILRVVQVVEGVISLDNFEININEPVSCLESLTSLLVQKYKEATEDVRLSREECASKEAQVIDLQGQMDHLSSLLVQCENEVVVLRESLKRVEEDVVSIGSQYQEKVAEFEQSEQRVSALREKLGIAVTKGKGLMVKRDSLKQSLADTSSELQKCSEELQLKDARLQEVEMKLKTYSEAGERTEALESELSYIRNSATALRETFYLKDAVLQKIEEILEDLELPEHFHSKDIIDKVDWLAKSVAGSSLPLTDWDHKSSIRGSYSDAGYALGDGWKEALQPNMGYSEDLQIRFEELQGKFYGLAEQNEMLEQSLMERNNLVQKWEEILDRIDMPSHLRSLEPEDRIGWLVLAVSEAENQYNSLQQKYDNSESLFASASAELEESNRKISELEKAYQLVVSEKELLLKSLESLNFDFEEMSRKAAQSETSNDDLQSRVGDLQKKLNEMLGAEERIHHLEGEIRRLEDVIKDFLWTSETDDVLFSTGSTESLEQLIRKLIDKYTTLSLGKPSESDTTPLEHIDKEADLSHEEKRESNVSCDEDADGGALNRKLEDALNDLLSLKEEKESIALTNQSLVRELEELGIRNKELQHLLNQEEQKSSSVREKLNVAVRKGKSLVQLRDSLKQSIEELNGEVERLKSDIRLQENAISNYEGRIKDLSVYPERIKTIESECSILRDQLEEKEYTLSMILSTLDEVNVGSNIDNPVEKLKRVGQLCHDLQSALASSEHETKKSKRAAELLLAELNEVQERNDGLQEELAKSLNELSGLSKQKESAEVAKHEALERLEKLSSIHSEERKNQLAEITMLKSGVDQLGKDLYVVDSLLVDVLSKDLETMHRLGSSMKVCQEPTDRNHFPLLVADSSGLTFAEAENKVFGKEIGSINQKLNRHSHLLHEEAARLSEILKTIHEEISHDKQHSNSLKTDLMRLESIQKEKDAELLMVQRYNAMLYEACTTLVMEIESRKSQLVGSSLASGAPKINSVYQSLAEGHDLAEMTDRFTDEGIRSVIERLFMAVKDIMSAQNDIAEFGQRDMKAAIASLQKELQDKDVHREKICAELVSQIKEAESISKSYLQELQIAKSQMDDLHRKVKLMEKERDSLTHRIKELQDQESNFADLQLRVKSLEDMLEAKEQENEALMQALEEEEAQMEDKTNKIEEMERLLLQKNKDMENLEVSRGKTMKKLSVTVSKFDELHQLSESLLSEVENLQSQLQERDTEISFLRQEVTRCTNDAIASAQMSSKRDGDEIHDFLTWIDKMISRVQAHDMDYDDAKVNQIHDYKEMIEKQVVAVISEVEDLRALAQKRDLMLKVEKDKVEQLVRKEEFLENSLRDKEFQLTMLRGASGMGQLANSSSEIIEIEPVANKRVVPGTVASQVRSLRKTNNDQVAVAIDVHPDSGKLDDEDDDKAHGFKSMTTSRIVPRFTRPITDMIDGLWVSCDRTLMRQPVLRLSMIIYWVVLHALLATFVV